The Mustela nigripes isolate SB6536 unplaced genomic scaffold, MUSNIG.SB6536 HiC_scaffold_1374, whole genome shotgun sequence genome contains the following window.
tttatttatttatttgacagagagagatatcacaaataggcagagagacagacagagagagagatgaggagaagcaggctccctgctgagcagagagccctatgcgggactcgatcccaggcccctgggatcatgacctgagccgaaggcagaggcttaacccaccgagccacccaggcgcccctcaaaatttgtatttttaaatcccAACCCACAATGTGGTGGCATTTgaaggtggagcctttgggatgTTATTAGGTTTACACGAAAGCATGAGAGTGAGCCCCCCACCatgatggaattagtgcccttataaaaagaggtaGAGAAGCcagtgctctctttctttgtcacaggaggacatggggagaaggcagccatctgtaaGCCAGGGAAAGTCCATTACCAGGAACTGAATCTGCTggaatcttgatcttggacttcccagcctccagaaaaaaagaaatgtctgttgtttcagccagcagtctatggtattttgttatagcagcgcAAGCTAAGACATGCTTCTTGAATTGCATGTGGCTTGATGTCTTTGTCAATTTTAGAACCGTCAACTTTTATCTCTTTAGATACACTTATGCAATGCTTTGTGGCCCTCAAAGAAAAGGAGCAATGAGGCCACTAAGAATGTCACACTATGGTTTTCCAAAGTCTATTCTTAAACCCAGGAAGAAGGAATATAAGTCATGGTCATTCATCATTGAAACAGAGTTTAGACTTAACTATTCTAGAGATGCTCCCCTTCTTTACCCTAACTCCTCCTCTTAAGGCATTCTTCTCTGATCTCCATGAGGAAAAGGTCAGCCTGCCTTCCTTATACCAACACTTTTCTGTAAGGTTTGGCCGATGAAAATGTTACCCTGCTACCAGTATTCGAACTAGTAACAAACACTGGATGGCAATTCTCCcacagtgattctttttttttttttttttaagatttttatttatttatttgacagagagagatcacaagtaggcagagagagagggagaagcaggctccccactaagcagagagcctaatgtggtactccatcccaggaccctgagatcatgacctgacccgaaggcagaggcttaacccactgcgccacgcAGGCGCCATCCCAcagtcattctttaaaaaaaaaaaaagaaagaaaagtaacctAGCATTTGTTCAACTTTAAATTTCATCCATGGcttaaaatgttaagtaaaatctaaaagaaaatacaaattttaacaGATGGGATGCTTTTTACTCTTTGTGTTGTATACCTCACTGAATCTTCTGTAATAAGCATGTGTTACATTggtaaaattaatgaaaacataatgtattaaaaattttacCTAAAGTACATCATTAATACCCACGACATGAATTTAACATCATCCAGGGGACAACTGATACACATATGATTACTGAAAACCAGAGTCTGACCTTGAATTTCTCATGTCAGTAACAGACCAACACATTACAATTTAGGGGAAGCTATATTCTGGGTACCTCCAAGATGTTTGCAGAAAAAGGTTagaatttgtttccatgaatcttCCTGAGCCCTAGCATGAGCCCTGGGCTCCCCACCCCACATTATAGGTTTGTTCAGTAATTTGTGCACAGAAGCGGGGCATAGGGGGAAGTAAGGAGGTTCAATATTATGCCCAGTCCCAGGATAAGAGAGGATCTGGGGTTTTTCCTTTCCATGGGCCTGTAACCGTTCAGAGGCTATTTGGGCATATAACTCACTCCTCCAGTTATGGTCATCCTGACCAACGATGAAGAGGATGGGCCCCTGGGCTTTCTCTATTGGAATCATGCTGGGGTTCTCATGCCTTCCTATAACATCATTTCGTATATCCACAATGTCCAGGAGGCCTGAGAAGGCTACCTTGAGTCTTCTAAAATCATGGTTCAATGGTGGGATGCACGTCTGCTTGTACTGTATGGGTTTGTTTCCACTGAACCCAGATCCGTTGATGGAAACTGTGGCTGAGATGTTTTTCAAATATGAGgccatagaaagacaaatatcagcCCCTAAAGAAAAGCCCAGAAGCCCAATGCCTGGGCCCTTCACCTGGAaggcaagaagaaagaagagtcaaGAACACATGTCATAGAAAAATGTTCTACAGTGATGGGAATAGGTTCACTAATGAGTGTTGATACTTTGGGTCTGAGTTAAGCTGAGGGTAGAGGCAAAATGGGGGCTGGGAAGTAGCCATTCCCAGCCATTCCCAGAAAAAAAGTATGGAGctcttggttggctcagttggtagcaTACAGGACTCTTCATCTTAGGattataaaataaaggtattaaCTATTAAAACAGTTTAACATAACGAGAGATGCTAACTTTAATTTGTGAGTGGCCACAAGGTTATCAAGCTCAGCTGACAGGAGTTTCTTCCCACATAAAAAATATCTGAGTGAACACATGGCAAATGAATTGTGAACTCCCTGGCAAGTCTGGGTAAGACTGGTAagtccagtaatcacactactgggtatttacccccaaattaCAAATGTTCCAGACTATCAACCGCTAGAGAATGCTGAGTCATGGAGCCTGTCAAGTTCAGGTCCTCATTCAGGCGGGCATGATCTAAGTTTCAATGGGCCAATGTATCTAACTGTGTGGAACCAAGTTCTGTTCTAAGTGAATGACTCATCTGACCTCATCTACATACACTGGCAAATGATTACAGAAACCAAGTAAGACTTCAGATCAAATTAAGTAGTTTTTAGCTTCTGATATACGTGAGCAAGTTCTGATCAAAATCTGAGAACACACTGatatcagaaaattaaagattaggggcgcctgggtggcttggtgggttaaagcctccgccttcggctcaggtcatgatcccaggtcctgggatcgagccccgcatcgggctctctgctcagtggggaacctgcttctacctctctctctgcctgcctgtgatctctgtctatcaaataaataaataaactctttaaaaaaaagaaaagaaaattaaagattaaaaaatcagagtctgcacagaaaagtaa
Protein-coding sequences here:
- the ACOT4 gene encoding peroxisomal succinyl-coenzyme A thioesterase; amino-acid sequence: GSFVGLEPMGLLWAMEPDKPLWRFMKRDVQTPFAVELEVLDGHEPDAGRVLGRAVHEREFLRPGVRREPVRVGRVRATLFLPPGPGPFPGIIDIFGFGGGLLEYRASLLAGHGFATLALAYYNFEDLAKEIDSIHLEYFEEALCYMLQHSKVKGPGIGLLGFSLGADICLSMASYLKNISATVSINGSGFSGNKPIQYKQTCIPPLNHDFRRLKVAFSGLLDIVDIRNDVIGRHENPSMIPIEKAQGPILFIVGQDDHNWRSELYAQIASERLQAHGKEKPQILSYPGTGHNIEPPYFPLCPASVHKLLNKPIMWGGEPRAHARAQEDSWKQILTFFCKHLGGTQNIASPKL